From the Candidatus Aminicenantes bacterium genome, the window ACAATGCGCGACTCCCCGCGGCACCAAAATGACCTCACCTTGCCGGACCATGACGGTACGGCTTTCGAAACACATCTCCATATCGCCTTTGACGACGTAAAAAAACTCGTCGCCGTTATCGTGCCTGTGCATGACGAATTCGCCTTGGATTTTCGACAGGTACACCTGCAGGCTGTCGCCCTCCGCGATCACGTGCGGATGCCATTGTTTCGTAAAAAGCGCTAGCTTCTGAGCCAGGTTGACGGATTCCATTGATGGACCTCCTCAAGGACCGTCGGTCCGGTTTCCGATCGCCCCTGGGTTTCCGGGGATGGCTTTCGACCAGACCGTTCTTGGGCCTCTCGCCATGTATAACGACGCCAGGGCCGCAAATTGAAATGCCGGGATCCCGGGGATTTCGTATTTTATTCTTTTTCTATCGCTTAAGGAAAGCCCGGGAGTTCGCCCCAAGGGCCGGCCCCCCGCGGGCCGTGATTCGATGTTGCGTCCAGTCCTCGAATGCGTATGATATATTTGGAAATTCACGGAGGCCGGATATCGTGAGCGACAAACTTCACTCGATCATCGTGGGAACTGGCAGCTACATCCCGGAGCGCCGAGTGGCCAACTCGGATTTCCTCAATCATCAGTTCTACGACGCCTCCGGGAACCGGCTGACCAAGTCCAACGAGGAGACGATCCGCAAGCTGGAGGAGATCACCGGGATCGCCGAGCGCCGCTACGTAAACGACGACCAGTTCGCCTCCGACATCGCCGCCCTGGCCGCCGAGGGCGCCCTGGCCGGCTCGGGGATCGACCGCGAAAGCCTGGACTATATCATTGTGGCCCATGATTTCGGGGATGTCCGATCCGACAACCCCCGCTCCGATTTCGTGCCCACCCTGGCCGCGCGCGTCAAGCACCGCCTGGGCATCGCCAACCCCCGCACCGTCGCCTACGACCTGGCCTTCGGCTGTCCGGGCTGGCTGCAAGGAGTAATTCAGGCCGATTATTATCTGCGGTCCGGCGACTGCCGGCGGGCCATGGTCATCGGCACGGAGACCCTGTCGCGCGTCTCCGACGCCCATGACCGGGATTCGATGATCTACGCCGACGGAGCCGGAGCGACGATCCTGGAAGCCGTCGCGGGCGAAAAGCCCGTCGGCATCCTGGCCCATGCCGTCCGGTCAGATACCATCGACCACGCCTATCTGCTTTCGATGCAGCGCTCCTACCATCCCGAGCCGGGCGACGAGCGGATCTACCTCAAGATGGACGGCCACAAGCTCTACGAATACGCCCTGAAGACCGTGCCGATCGTCATCCGGGAGTGCCTGGACCGGGCCGGCCTGGCGCTCGGCGACATCCGCAAGGTGTTGATTCACCAAGCCAACGAGAAGATGGACGAGGCAATCCTGAAGCGCGCCTTCAAACTGGCCGGCATCGCCGAAGTCCCGACAGACATCATGCCCATGACGATCTCCTGGCTGGGGAACAGCTCCGTAGCCACCCTGCCGACGCTGCTGGATCTGCTGATCAAGGGCCGGCTGGAGGATCATACCCTGCCCGACGGCTCGGACATCCTCTTCGCCTCGGTCGGCGCGGGCATGAACATCAACGTCGTGGCGTATCGCCTGCCCTGAATCGGACGGGGCCGCCGGCTGGTCAATATTTCAAAAGCCCGGTGTGGTAGACGAGCTTCCAGCCCTCGGGCATGAGGGTGTAGCCTTTACAGGCCCGCCCATACCAATGGAAATCCTCACCGCTCGTCTTGTGCCGCCAGAGGGTGTCCACATCGACCACGGCCAAGGCGCCGTCGCCTTCCACGGAGAGCTGAATGCGGCGGGTGACGCGGCGGTTATGCACCAGCCGGTAGTCATCGAAAAGCTTCTGCCAGCCTTCTCGCCAGCGCTCCCGCTGGAAGCGCCCTTGGGGGAAGACCCAGGCGACGGGGTCGTGGGCCAGGTTGTCCGGAGGCCAGGGCCAGACCATGTCCGGATGGAAGAGGGAAACCAACAGCTCCGCGTCCTGCGTGTCCCAGGCCCTGGTCTCCAGGTCCACCAGGCCCTGAATCGTCGCTTCCAGCGCGTGTTTTTCCGTCTCGTTCATGATCGTCCTCCCGAGCCCCCGGCTATTTCTTGATCAGCCAGCCCCGCGTGTACTCCTTGAAATCCTGTCCGGGCATAGCCATGGAGAAGATGTTCAGCACTTTACCGTCGGCGGCGAGTTCGTAGCTCAGGCGGAAACGCGGTCCCTTGGTCCCCGGCGCAGACTCGAAGACGGCCCGGCCGGGTCCCGTCGGCGGCAGTAGGACGTAATGGATGACATGGCTTTCCATGTCGAAATAGTCGGCCTTCAAGCCCGGCTCGCCCGCCTCGCCATAGAGGATCATTAGATCCTGATGGGAGACGCCTTTGGCCTCGCCCGGCTTGGGTGCATATTCGGCCCAATTCTTGCGAACCAGAATGTTCTCATTCAGCTCGAAGGCAAACGTGCAGCCGCCGCGGCCTTCCCCGGGCGCCCCGGATCCCAGCCCCTCCCAGGTCCCGACCAAAAACTTCAGCGGAGTCCAATTCGGGGGTACGGGGGCAGGGGCCTGGGCAAAGGCCGGGGAAGCCGCCAGGGCCAAGAGGGCGGCCCAGCCGATCACGCGCATCATTTTCTTGTTCATGAATCTAGTTTATCAAAAATCCCCAAGCCGCGCCTGCCCCCGGGCCCGGCCTGGCAATCCATGCCCAGACGCGGTATCGTACGCTTCCGGCGCCGGCCGCCGGAGATTCTCGTAGCCGGGAGGTGGACGATGCCGAAATCGGAAAGGACGCGTGTGCGACGGGCTCTATGGGCCACCGCAATTCTCGGAAGCCTGTGCCTTCCCGTCGGAGCCCAGTCGCGTCCCGACGCCCGGTCGGGACTGGATTCGATTTTCGCCGACGCCAAGCAGGCCTTCTTCGAGACCCTGGGCGGGATCCTCGAGCGCCATCCCATGAAGCCCCAGCTCGATCCCAACGATCTGTCCAGGCTGTCGAAGGCCTCGACGGAAATCCCCTTTCTGTTCGAGCGGTTGATGGTTTTCGCTTATCAGAAAGACGAGCCCCGCTACCTGCAATGGGCCGCCCGCGGAGACGCGGAATCGATGGCGGCCTTCCGCCGCGCCTTCACGGAGCTGGCCCGGGACTATGCGGCCCGCTTCGTCGGCTCGCTTTTTCGCAAAAACCGCCTATTCGACTTCGAGATGGCGCTCCCCCACAACCGCGGCAAGTCCCGACTCGGGTTGGTCCTTCAGAGCCTCGGATGCGAGGCCCGGAGTGACCGCCCCGACATCCCTAAGGACCGCTGGTTCAGCAACGCGATTAAGCCGGAATACACTTCCCAGTGGGCCATCGACGCTCTCAACGTCCGTCCCTGCTGGCCCCAGAGCAAGGGCGCCGGAGTCGTGGTCGCGGTCATCGATTCGGGCATCGATCCCTTCAATTCGCTGTTCAAGGACAGGACCGTCCCCGGCTTCAACTTTCTGCCGCGGACCACACCGCCCTGGTCCGGCGAGAATCCCCCGATGATCGACTGGGGCATGCACGGCACGGGCTGTTCCTCGGCGGTCCTGGCCGTGGCGCCGGACTGCCGGATCATGCCCGTCCGGGCCCATGACGGGGACACGATGAACGATCCGGCCTACGATTACTGGATCTACGAGTCCATCGCGGCCGGCATCTATTACGCCGTCCACCACGGAGCCCAGGTTATCTCGCTGAGCGCGCCCTTGCCCGCGACCGAGCGGATCTTGGTCGAGGCGGTCCGGTACGCCTATCGCGAGAACGTCCCCCTCTGCACCTCGGCGGGAAACATCTCCCGGGTCCAGTTCGGTGTGCGCCTGGAGGATCAGCAGTTCAAGGCCATCGGTAAAGAAGTCATCCTCGCGGGCGGCGTGGCCCGGGAGGGCGCCTTGATCCGGCCTTGGCCGATCACGGTCCCGCACGAAGAGATCGACGTCGCCACCCCCTCGGAGGACGTCTACGTGATCGTCCCGGTCTATATGAAAGACCTGCAGGACATGGCGGTGGCCGGGACATCGCTGTCGGCCCCCCTGGCGGCGGGTGTCGCGGCGCTCCTGCGGAGCGCAGCTCCGCCATCGCCGGACCTCCTGAAAACGCCCGGCGGATACGCCCGCCTGGTCGAGCGGAGCCTGACCGAAGCGGCCCGGCTGGATGTTCTCGGCTTGACCGAGCCGGACGACGTCGTCGGCCACGGGCTCGTCGACGCCTTCGGCTCGCTACGGATCATCAGCGAGCTGCTCTCTGGAAAACGCTGAAATTAGGTCGGCCCGGGAGAAGAGGCCCGAATAATTTGAATCATTTCCCATCGCCGGGGGATGGTCAGGCGGAACATTGATCGGCCAACGGCGAAACCGCGCGGGTTTAGTCTTTTTCGCGAACCTCTTCGAGGGAACCTGGCTTTGCAGGCGCCGAGGGATGTTTTTAAATTCCGAAGGCGCTCAACACTTTTGATTTTATTGATATCACCACCCCGGCCCCTCCTTCAAGGAGGGAGCAGGTCTGCGCCTTCGGCTGCAAGTGGCGAGGCGAGTAGCGTGAAAAAGGCGTGAAAAACCCGCGCCGCCGGGCCGATCACTGTGACGCCAGGCCCCGGCGATGGGAGCCGCACAAAAATACGTTCCTCTAGAAGTGATGAGACAAGGTGCTGCATCGTTTAATAAATGAGAGGACAGGACGGCCGTGTCACATATTAAATATTGGATTCTCGGGCTGTTTATCCTGGCCGGCGCGGCTTTCGGCCCGGCCTGCTCCAAGTCGCGAACGGACCAGCCGACGACGGTCACAGAATCGGGCCTCCAAGTCGTCAAGAATCCGTCCCGGCCGACGCACGGGAAAGCCTCTTTGAGCCTGACGGAGGAGTTCGCCTTGAGCGGCCGGACGGAGGGGGACGACTCCTTCGAGACCATCGACAGCTTCGCCGTGGACGCAGATGGGACGATCTTTCTGTGCGACGAAGAAGCGGCCCTGATCAAGGTCTTTTCGGGCGAGGGCGCGCTCCTGGGCTCGTTTCCGACGTCCGGCCCGGAGCAAGGCGGACTGGAGCGCCCGCATATCGCCGGGATCTCCTCCGGCGGGGAGCTGGCCGTCGAGAGCGGGGGGCACCGGAAGCTCGTCTTCTACTCCAGGGACGGACGCCCGGTGCGAGAGACTTCGCTGGCTGGCCGCAACATCTTCCGCCTGAGTGTCGACGGCCGAGGCCGCATCCTGCTCCATCATTACCGTTACGTCCGGCCGAACGTGCTTTATTATGTCCGCCTCTATGACGACGGCCTCAAGGAGATTAAGACCTACGGCCAGTCCTGGGAGCCGCAAAGCGTCGGCAACGCTCTCTACGCCTATCTTCCGATTCTGTGGTGGACGATCGACGCCCGGGGCGGAGTCGTCTATGGCAATCCTCAAAGATATGAGATCCAGGTCTTCGACCCCGAGGGTGTGACCGTCCGTATCATCCGCAAAGAGCATCACGCCGTCCCGATCAGCGAAGCCGAGAAAGAGGCTTACCAGAGGGAATACGCCAAGGCTCCCTATGTGCGTATCCATTTTCCGGAAGCCCATTCGGCCTATCAAAAATTCACGGTCGACGAACAAGGCCGGATCTATGTCATGACCTGGGAGCGGGCCCCGGGCGGGGTCGGTTATTGGTACGATGTCTTTGACGAGAAGGGTATCTACACGGCCCGCATCCCCCTGAGCCGGATGCCCCAGATTTGGTCCGGCGACCGTCTCTACACGCTGGAGCGATACGCCTCCGGGAAAGTGGTCCTGACGCGGAACCGCTTCGAATGGACGCTGCGCTGAAGCGGGCGCCGATAGGCAAAACCCGCCGATTCTGGTATCTTGGACGGGCCGATAATTCAAACAGGAGTCCCCATCCATGGCAGCCAAACAATGGGCCGCGGCGCCGGCCCTGACCATCGACCCGAAGAAACGCTACACAATCACGATCGAGACCGTCCGCGGCAAAATCGAGCTGGAGCTCGCGCCCCAGTACGCCCCCAAGACCGTCAACAATTTCGTCTTCCTGGCCCGAGAAGGCTTCTACGACGGCGTCAAATTCCATCGCGTCATCCCCGACTTCATGATCCAGGGCGGCGACCCGACCGGCACCGGCCGCAGCGGCCCCGGCTACCAGTTCGCGGACGAGTTCACCGGCAATCCCCTCAAGCACGAGGCCGGAGTCATCTCGATGGCCAACGCCGGCCCGGGCACCAACGGCAGCCAGTTCTTCATCACCCACTGCCCCCAGCCCCACCTCAACGGCAAGCACACCGTCTTCGGCAAGGTGGTCAAGGGGAAGGACGTCGTCGACGCCGTCCGGACGGGCGACGTCATGACCAAGGTGACCGTCACGGAAGAGTGAGGCCGAACGGTCCGAGCCTCAGTTCCAAATCATACGCAAGACTTGGAGCTGTTTGAAACCGCCGGGCTTTTCTTGGACTAAATACAAGCGATCGCCCCTGATGAGGGCTTGGACCATGCCCACTCCCTCGGCGCGAACATTCAGGCTCCGCCGGGCGACAAAGACCCCGGTCTGATCAAAAACGTCAAAAATGAATTCGTTGGGGCTAGCACCGAGTTCATAAGTCATGACCCAAAGCCGGCCATGATCATCGGGGAAGAAGGCTTGGAAGGGATGCCAAGAGTCTGGGAAATACACCTTTTTCGCGTAGGCCGGCATGCCCTCTTCATACGGTTTGAGAAATTTTAGCCGATATTCGTCGGAGACCGGAACGGGGGCGAACTCTTTCCGGATCTTTCGGATCAACCTGCCTCCGAAATCGAAAACGAGAATCTCGTAGCCTCGCTCGGAGTTGCCGACATAAATCCGGTCGCTCGACGCCTGCCCCAGGAATATCCATTTGATTCCGTTGATGTACTTTTCAGGGATTTTCTCGAGGACTCGGGAATTGGGCGCCTTCTCGAAGCGATCCAGTTCCTTCACGAGCTTGAAATTCGAGTCATACAGGCCGAGGCTGAGCGCGAAATATTTGGCTTGGGGGTTCCCGGCATCCAACCGGGTAGCCAGACACCCTCCGCTGGCGAGAGGCAGGATTGTCTCGAAGCCGAACGGACTTATATCCTCGGCGAACTTGCCCTCCGGAGTGAAAGCGTGGACTTTATTTTTGGGCGATTCTAGGATCCATATCCTCCCACCGGAAGCGGCCCGGAGATCGTTGGGGTATTCCGACTCGCCGGGACCTTGTCCGACGCGGCCGAAGGAGCCGATGAATTTGCCCTCGGCGGAAAACCGGCGGACGAGGTTTCCTTGCCGATCGGGGGGAGCGAGAATATAAATGCGCCCGTCGGCATCCGCGTCGAAGCGATAGATATCCGTCAGGCCCGAGGCGGCCACGGCGTCGTCTTCGGTATCGATCCGAAAGATCTCCTGGAGAGAAAGATTCAAAGTCCCTCTCTCCGGGAGGTTGGGCAGCTGATGATTCGTAACGATTTCGATGCCGTTTTCAACGATTTTATCGACCGCCTCTCGCTTCCCGCCGCAAAAACATGTTGATAAAACAACCAAAGCCAAGAAAATCGTTTGCGGTTTCATGTCGCCCCCCCTTTAAACACGACATTCCTCCCTGCCCGGGCGGGATTTTTAAGCACTTCGATCGTATATACGATCGAAATACCTATCATCGTACACATTTGCTAAATTAATGGGGAGTTGGATTCTCTCGATTGCCAACCTAGGTGGAATCAAACCCCTCCGGCCGAGACACGGCCCAATCCATTAAACGCCGTTCAATATTTGGGGATGCACCGTTAGAAGATTAGGCCAGGGCCGCCTCGGCCATGGCGGCCACGTTGCGAGGCGGGATGTTGGGCAGGATGGCCTCGTGGCTGGGGCTGCAGATCCAGCGCGGCCCGAAGAGCCCGCGCAGACGCCTGACTTCGGCTCGGATCGCCTCCGGCGTGCCGTTGACCAGCAATTCCTGAGTATCCACACCGCCCAAAAAAGCGATTTTTCCACCGAACTCCGCGGCCAGCCGCTCGGCCTCCATCCGTCCCGCCCTCGCCTGGAGCGGGTGCAGGCATTCGACACCGGCCTCGATAAGCCTGGGGATGACCCGGTAGATCGAGCCGCAGGAGTGGAGGATGACCTGATGGCCGGCCGCGTGGGCCTGGTCCGTCAGGCGCCGGAACCAGGGCAGGATGAACTCGTCGAAGTGGCGGGGGCTGATCAGGCAATCGATCTGGGTTCCGAAGTCGTTGCCGAAAAAATATCCGTCCATGAGGCCTCCGGCCCGGGCGAAGAACCGGCGGTTGGCTTCCAGATAGAATTCGCAGACCCGGGCCGTGACCGCGTGGACAACCTCGGGGTGGGTCTGCATCTTGATGAAATAAGCCTCCATGCCGAGCAGGTCCATGACGTTGTGGAAGAAGGGGGCCCAGAAGCCGCTGGCCCGGTAGTAGGAGCCGGTCGCCTCGAGCTCGGCCAGGCATTCGTCGAAGTTCAGGTATTCGGGGTCGGGCCACTCAAAGGCGGCGACATCGGCCTCGGTCTCCGCTCCCGCCAAGGGTCCCGCCTCGCCGTGGAACCGCTTGAACTCCGAGGCGTCGAACAGCCCGCGCCCGCGCGGATCGCGGTATCCGGAGGCGCGGTATTGCGGCGTGATCCAGCGGAAATCGTCACCCAGCTTGCGCCGCAGCTCCTCCTCGCCCCCCGTGCCGAAGTAGCGGTGCAGGATCGGCCAAGTCTCGGGATGCGGGTTGCCCAGCCAGAAGCCGCAGCGGTCGACGGGCCGGCCGGCAATGATCCCGCGGACGATGTCGCGGCCGGTCATGGCCCGTTTTTTTTCGGCGACGCGGCCGTCAGGGTCCGCGGCGCTAAAAACTTCAAGGCGTTCGAGATGAGCCGGGCCGCCATGACGGGCTGCAGGCCGTCCCCGGTCCCCTTAAGCCCGGCCAGAATCGGCAGGCCGAAGAACAGGACCCGGCCTTGGCCCAGCCGGGCCGCGAAACCGGCCGCCCCCACGTTGCGATCGTGATCGCGGCCGTAGCCGATGAAGACGTCGACGTCCCGTCCCTCGACGATGACGCCGGAAGTCCCGTCCACGGGAATTTGATAATCGCTTTTCATGGCCTGGTCGGCCGGCAATCCGTCCAGAACCGGATGCTTGCGGCTGAAACACCAGGAACCCATCCAAGGCGCCCGCGACTCGCCCACTGCGGCCCGGAACTGGAACGCCCCGGCCTCGGCCAGGCGTCGGGCATAGGCCTCCACGGCCTCCTGCCCCTCCGGCAGGACGAGGAGCGAGGCTCCGCGCCGGACCCGCGCCAGCACGGCCTCATCCAGAGCCGTCGGCCGGGCATAGGCGCCCCAGAGGAGCCCGGCTTTGTCCAGGTACGGCCGACCGCCGCAGTTGACGGCGATCGTCTTGCTGCCCGCTTCAATTTTAATGGCGCTGAACTTGGCGTAGTTGACGGTTCGGCGGGGCACGGTGATCCGGACGATCCCATCGGCGGCCTCGACGTCGAAGACGCGGTCGACCGCTTTCCGGATGCCCCCCGCAGCGGCGGAGACGTCGAAATCCTTGAGCACCGTCTGGCCGTTGACGGCCACGTCAAAGACACGCTTGCCCGGCCCGCTCAAAGTGACTTCGGCGAACCGCAGGGTGACCCGGGCCGGGCCTTTGGGCAGGCCGTCGAAGACGAATTCGAGGTTCTCAGCATCGCCCCAGCTCTCGGACCTGTAGAGCTCGTCGTCGTCGGTGCCTTCGATCTCCATGGCCGGGTCGATATCGGGCGAGGTCCAGCCGTACAACAGCCGCTCGCCGGCGATATAGAGATCATATTCGCGGGCCGGGTTGTAAGCCTCAAAAGCCACCCCCGGGAACTTCGCTTGCAGGGCGGCCGTGACCTTGGGGCCGGCAGCGATCACGGCCGCGGTCCGCGGCATGGGCGCGGACCGGCCCGCCGGATCGACGACAGGGATCTCTTCGCTCCAGGAGATTTCAGGCATCCCCTCGACGACCGCGAAGACGCGGTAGACCCCTTCGAACTCCAGGACCGGCGTTTCGATACCGGCCTTGACCGGGTAGACGAAGCGGTCTTTGTGAAACGGCGGAATCTCGAAAATCCCCAGCTCGGTCCGGGCATAATGCGGGTCCTCGAGCCAGATCGTCATCCGGGATCCGGCCGCAGTCCCCGTCTCGTTCAGGAGATAGGCGTCCACGACGGCCCGGCCGCCGAGCGGGAAGACGGCCGCCCGCGGCTTAAGCACAGGACGCAGCGGAGCCATCCGCCGGGCCATGAGCTGAGGATTCCCCTTGAACCGCCGCAGGTTGTCGACCAGGCCGGAGTGCTGCTCCATGGCCGTCGACTCCCAGCCGCTGACGACCAGCAGATCGTTGGATTCCGACAAGCGGGCCGTCTCGATGACCCGGCCCCAGAAATCGTAGCTTTTATCACCGAGGGCCAGGAAGAGCTTCTCGGCCGTCGGGAAAGCGTCCCGGAAATCCCAGCGGGTCAGGAACTTTTCATAGGCCGCCAGGACTTGCTCGTGGTCCTCCAGGTCGTAGCTCGACCCGGCCCGACGCTTGATTTCGCGGACCATGCCGGCGTGGTTGTCCGGGACGCCGACACCCAGCATCTCGCCCCAGGCCACGATCTCCTTGTCGACGGTCGAGCGGTGGGTAAAATCATCGGGGCCCTTATAGAGCGCGTCCGTCCAGACGCCCGGCCCGCCCACCGTATGTTCATCGCGCCAGCCGGAGAC encodes:
- a CDS encoding nuclear transport factor 2 family protein, producing the protein MNETEKHALEATIQGLVDLETRAWDTQDAELLVSLFHPDMVWPWPPDNLAHDPVAWVFPQGRFQRERWREGWQKLFDDYRLVHNRRVTRRIQLSVEGDGALAVVDVDTLWRHKTSGEDFHWYGRACKGYTLMPEGWKLVYHTGLLKY
- a CDS encoding ketoacyl-ACP synthase III — translated: MSDKLHSIIVGTGSYIPERRVANSDFLNHQFYDASGNRLTKSNEETIRKLEEITGIAERRYVNDDQFASDIAALAAEGALAGSGIDRESLDYIIVAHDFGDVRSDNPRSDFVPTLAARVKHRLGIANPRTVAYDLAFGCPGWLQGVIQADYYLRSGDCRRAMVIGTETLSRVSDAHDRDSMIYADGAGATILEAVAGEKPVGILAHAVRSDTIDHAYLLSMQRSYHPEPGDERIYLKMDGHKLYEYALKTVPIVIRECLDRAGLALGDIRKVLIHQANEKMDEAILKRAFKLAGIAEVPTDIMPMTISWLGNSSVATLPTLLDLLIKGRLEDHTLPDGSDILFASVGAGMNINVVAYRLP
- a CDS encoding malectin domain-containing carbohydrate-binding protein encodes the protein MNARRILVEALLAAALVLAVRPAPARAQETLPIADIGWRLWLDRDAAWKDDAIFLPADADLKSLPLNIPTGGWSGLHRSAGIPVTLPSTVEEHYWGEAGRRPYRDEYWFERTDGDVLNGAYRGVSWWWKEIAVPPRFAGKSVRLHVRGARLRAEVFLNGQLVGYDILGETAFDCDVSEAILPGQKNLLAVRITNPGGRLDWADTKLLQWGTVSFYAGHGFGGLDRGLALSAHDPVSIEDVWALNTPQVRRIRAAARVRNASPSPVQGDLVFEIIDPARDGAALASRAKRVAMPAGGTVDVSETLEAVTAELWNLDSPKLYVLRARISCPAAAGDAPSAPAASTPESWRDAAETKFGFRWFEADGVGTNAVLRLNGRRIRPVSAISWGYWGFNGLWPSPELAEREVWSAKTLGLTMLHFHRAIGKAEVFDAQDRLGLLRIMEPGGGQSALGETFPLYAKSPAGRLDLSGARGDAASFAERYMEEKVLRMVRQNRSRPSLALYQLQNEIHPDLRNPRAARLLRRVHAEDPSRIVLLKSGVPAVNQAWMKPYEESILADGGDGVSGWRDEHTVGGPGVWTDALYKGPDDFTHRSTVDKEIVAWGEMLGVGVPDNHAGMVREIKRRAGSSYDLEDHEQVLAAYEKFLTRWDFRDAFPTAEKLFLALGDKSYDFWGRVIETARLSESNDLLVVSGWESTAMEQHSGLVDNLRRFKGNPQLMARRMAPLRPVLKPRAAVFPLGGRAVVDAYLLNETGTAAGSRMTIWLEDPHYARTELGIFEIPPFHKDRFVYPVKAGIETPVLEFEGVYRVFAVVEGMPEISWSEEIPVVDPAGRSAPMPRTAAVIAAGPKVTAALQAKFPGVAFEAYNPAREYDLYIAGERLLYGWTSPDIDPAMEIEGTDDDELYRSESWGDAENLEFVFDGLPKGPARVTLRFAEVTLSGPGKRVFDVAVNGQTVLKDFDVSAAAGGIRKAVDRVFDVEAADGIVRITVPRRTVNYAKFSAIKIEAGSKTIAVNCGGRPYLDKAGLLWGAYARPTALDEAVLARVRRGASLLVLPEGQEAVEAYARRLAEAGAFQFRAAVGESRAPWMGSWCFSRKHPVLDGLPADQAMKSDYQIPVDGTSGVIVEGRDVDVFIGYGRDHDRNVGAAGFAARLGQGRVLFFGLPILAGLKGTGDGLQPVMAARLISNALKFLAPRTLTAASPKKNGP
- a CDS encoding peptidylprolyl isomerase → MAAKQWAAAPALTIDPKKRYTITIETVRGKIELELAPQYAPKTVNNFVFLAREGFYDGVKFHRVIPDFMIQGGDPTGTGRSGPGYQFADEFTGNPLKHEAGVISMANAGPGTNGSQFFITHCPQPHLNGKHTVFGKVVKGKDVVDAVRTGDVMTKVTVTEE
- a CDS encoding S8 family serine peptidase, which codes for MPKSERTRVRRALWATAILGSLCLPVGAQSRPDARSGLDSIFADAKQAFFETLGGILERHPMKPQLDPNDLSRLSKASTEIPFLFERLMVFAYQKDEPRYLQWAARGDAESMAAFRRAFTELARDYAARFVGSLFRKNRLFDFEMALPHNRGKSRLGLVLQSLGCEARSDRPDIPKDRWFSNAIKPEYTSQWAIDALNVRPCWPQSKGAGVVVAVIDSGIDPFNSLFKDRTVPGFNFLPRTTPPWSGENPPMIDWGMHGTGCSSAVLAVAPDCRIMPVRAHDGDTMNDPAYDYWIYESIAAGIYYAVHHGAQVISLSAPLPATERILVEAVRYAYRENVPLCTSAGNISRVQFGVRLEDQQFKAIGKEVILAGGVAREGALIRPWPITVPHEEIDVATPSEDVYVIVPVYMKDLQDMAVAGTSLSAPLAAGVAALLRSAAPPSPDLLKTPGGYARLVERSLTEAARLDVLGLTEPDDVVGHGLVDAFGSLRIISELLSGKR
- a CDS encoding cupin domain-containing protein; protein product: MESVNLAQKLALFTKQWHPHVIAEGDSLQVYLSKIQGEFVMHRHDNGDEFFYVVKGDMEMCFESRTVMVRQGEVILVPRGVAHCPKTDPREEVHVLVIEPLGTTHTGQIHDERTVKEFPRL